The following are encoded together in the Candidatus Kapaibacterium thiocyanatum genome:
- a CDS encoding ribosome-binding factor A → MSIRTERIAGEIMKALAAPLKRIAEELSAGFITVTEVRVSPDLQTARIYISVFGGRVTPTDVLAHIEEEEAGRLRAQVARSIQLRYAPQLRFYVDDSLDRAQRINALLDSVRPADEAEQGEGGATGEDDA, encoded by the coding sequence GTGTCCATTCGCACCGAACGGATTGCCGGCGAGATCATGAAAGCTCTCGCCGCGCCGCTCAAACGTATCGCCGAGGAACTGTCGGCAGGCTTCATCACCGTGACGGAAGTTCGGGTGTCACCCGATCTCCAGACCGCACGCATCTACATCAGCGTGTTCGGCGGGAGAGTCACTCCGACGGACGTCCTCGCCCATATCGAGGAAGAGGAAGCCGGCCGTCTCCGCGCGCAGGTTGCCCGCTCGATCCAGTTGAGGTATGCTCCGCAGCTGCGGTTCTACGTCGACGACAGCCTCGACCGTGCGCAACGGATCAACGCCCTGCTCGATAGCGTCCGCCCTGCGGACGAAGCCGAGCAAGGAGAAGGCGGGGCGACAGGGGAGGACGATGCCTGA
- a CDS encoding cytochrome-c oxidase, with product METFEHNHRLLFGSVAVMFIVLTIGVAILPALENERTSSMLPAARPMTERERAGERVYISEGCVACHTQQVRSVEMDKVWGERPGIPSDYAQAVRQDAWTNAATLMGTQRTGPDLTSIGKRQPSIEWHLLHLYAPRATVPSSIMPGYPWLFERKAKAGASDVVVAIPGHRPADGVVVARKEALDLVAYLQSRRQDDLPTGMASPVYRMSDGRTASPAKQEVREDGAALYTTYCGSCHQPDGKGLEGAFPPLAGSPVVTGNDVDLFVSIIMDGYDRRPEYAVMPAVGEMNALKIEQIVAIMNHERSSWGNRAAKVDVDQVRAALKKRSRPQP from the coding sequence ATGGAAACCTTCGAGCATAATCATCGCCTGCTGTTCGGCTCGGTCGCCGTCATGTTCATCGTGCTGACGATCGGTGTGGCCATCCTTCCGGCACTCGAGAACGAACGGACCTCGTCCATGCTTCCCGCGGCACGACCCATGACGGAGCGTGAGCGTGCAGGAGAACGCGTCTACATTTCCGAGGGGTGCGTTGCATGCCATACGCAGCAGGTGCGTTCCGTGGAGATGGACAAGGTGTGGGGAGAACGCCCAGGCATTCCTTCGGACTATGCCCAGGCCGTACGCCAGGACGCATGGACGAATGCGGCGACATTGATGGGAACACAGCGTACCGGACCCGACCTCACGTCGATCGGCAAGCGGCAGCCGAGTATCGAATGGCATCTCCTGCATCTCTACGCTCCGAGAGCGACGGTGCCTTCGAGTATCATGCCGGGATATCCATGGCTGTTCGAACGCAAGGCGAAGGCCGGGGCATCGGATGTCGTCGTGGCGATTCCAGGGCACAGACCGGCCGATGGAGTCGTCGTGGCCCGAAAGGAAGCGCTCGATCTCGTGGCCTATCTGCAGTCACGAAGACAGGACGATCTTCCGACGGGGATGGCATCTCCGGTCTATCGCATGAGTGACGGTCGAACGGCATCTCCTGCGAAGCAGGAAGTCCGTGAAGACGGCGCGGCACTCTATACCACGTACTGCGGGAGCTGCCATCAGCCGGATGGCAAGGGGCTGGAAGGAGCATTCCCGCCGCTGGCAGGAAGTCCGGTCGTGACGGGCAACGACGTCGACCTGTTCGTGTCCATCATCATGGATGGATACGACCGTCGGCCAGAATATGCCGTCATGCCCGCCGTCGGGGAGATGAATGCCTTGAAGATCGAACAGATCGTCGCCATCATGAACCATGAGCGATCGAGCTGGGGAAACAGGGCCGCGAAGGTCGACGTCGACCAGGTACGTGCAGCACTGAAGAAACGTAGCCGGCCGCAGCCATGA
- a CDS encoding hemolysin: MLGNIALTLFFVLLNGFFVAAEFAIVKVRASQIELKAREGNLLATMARHLLSHMDTYLSASQLGITLASLGLGWIGESVVSSIISDIAGLLGWHPSPALLHTVSASIAFVTITVLHIVLGEMAPKSLAIRRAEQVTMAVALPMRIFYIVFKPVIWSLNESANLLLRMIGIEPVGEHEVHSPEELRYLIQESSKQGALEFSEQELIENVFQFTETTAGQVMVPRSRIIGLEMSMRIDQLLDHVMEEGYSRLPVYKGSVDEITGIVYAKDLLTLMHHKDLIIIHDILHPAYFVSEDVKLKKLLRDMQIHKVHMAIVLDEFGGTAGLITLEDVIEELVGNIQDEYDDETPVLSSTTANDFELLASVHIAEANEVLPFPLPESEDYETIGGLINARAGRIPVPGDTVVLEPYICTILESAPRRVERVKLTLQQQSLSSNG; the protein is encoded by the coding sequence ATGCTCGGAAATATTGCGTTAACCCTGTTCTTCGTCCTCCTCAACGGATTCTTCGTGGCGGCCGAGTTCGCCATCGTGAAGGTCCGTGCCTCGCAGATCGAACTCAAGGCCCGCGAAGGTAACCTGCTGGCCACCATGGCGCGACATCTGCTGTCGCACATGGACACGTATCTGTCCGCCTCGCAGCTCGGCATCACGCTGGCATCGCTCGGCCTGGGATGGATCGGCGAAAGCGTGGTGTCCAGCATCATCAGCGACATCGCCGGCCTGCTGGGCTGGCATCCCTCACCGGCGCTACTTCACACGGTGTCGGCTTCGATAGCGTTCGTCACGATCACGGTACTGCACATCGTCCTCGGCGAGATGGCGCCGAAATCCCTCGCCATCCGGCGCGCGGAACAGGTCACGATGGCCGTGGCTCTGCCGATGCGCATCTTCTACATCGTCTTCAAGCCGGTGATCTGGTCGCTGAACGAATCGGCCAACCTGCTCCTGCGCATGATCGGCATCGAACCCGTTGGCGAACATGAAGTGCATTCCCCCGAGGAACTGCGCTACCTGATACAGGAGAGCTCCAAGCAGGGCGCCCTGGAATTCAGCGAACAGGAACTGATCGAGAATGTCTTCCAGTTCACGGAAACGACGGCCGGACAGGTCATGGTCCCCCGGTCGCGCATCATCGGACTCGAGATGTCCATGCGGATCGATCAGCTGCTCGACCACGTGATGGAAGAGGGCTATTCGCGTCTGCCCGTCTACAAGGGCAGCGTGGACGAGATCACGGGCATCGTCTATGCGAAGGACCTTCTGACGCTGATGCATCACAAGGACCTCATCATCATCCACGACATCCTCCATCCGGCATACTTCGTGTCGGAGGACGTGAAGCTCAAGAAGCTGCTGCGCGACATGCAGATACACAAGGTCCACATGGCCATCGTCCTCGACGAATTCGGCGGCACGGCTGGACTGATCACGCTGGAAGACGTCATCGAAGAGCTCGTGGGTAACATCCAGGACGAATACGACGACGAAACACCCGTCCTCTCGTCGACGACGGCCAATGACTTCGAACTTCTCGCGTCGGTACACATCGCCGAAGCGAACGAAGTGCTGCCGTTCCCCTTGCCCGAAAGCGAGGACTACGAAACGATCGGCGGCCTGATCAACGCCAGGGCCGGCAGGATTCCCGTACCGGGCGATACGGTAGTCCTCGAACCGTATATCTGTACGATTCTCGAAAGCGCCCCCCGACGTGTCGAGCGCGTGAAGCTCACACTCCAGCAACAATCCCTCTCATCGAACGGCTGA
- a CDS encoding riboflavin biosynthesis protein RibF, giving the protein MIITRFDEAIPFDAATALTVGTFDGVHCGHRGIIDRMKATASAEHERTVVVTFDPHPQIVLAKPDREPVRLLTSIDERCALLADLGVDMTVVIPFTREFASTPPDVFIRDHIAGRIGVRHFFIGHDHMFGKDRGGNEELLQRLGDELGFVLERVEPLYCNGQVVSSTKVRQALQAGDVTSAAEMLGRPYTVTGTVVRGDGRGAKLGIPTANIETPDPYKLLPGNGVYLVSSEIDGRTVYGMANIGRRPTFTDGSRTTLEVHYLDLDTMLYDRTLTVAFRHFIRAEQKFPSLDMFLSQIREDRSTAYELLSNG; this is encoded by the coding sequence ATGATCATTACACGATTCGACGAGGCCATCCCGTTCGACGCCGCCACGGCTCTCACCGTCGGCACGTTCGACGGCGTTCATTGCGGGCATCGCGGCATCATCGACAGGATGAAGGCCACGGCATCGGCCGAACATGAACGTACGGTGGTGGTGACGTTCGATCCGCATCCGCAGATCGTTCTTGCAAAACCCGATCGCGAACCGGTCCGGCTGCTGACGTCCATCGACGAACGCTGTGCCCTGCTCGCGGACCTCGGCGTGGACATGACGGTCGTGATTCCATTCACGCGCGAGTTCGCTTCCACACCTCCCGATGTCTTCATTCGCGATCACATCGCAGGACGTATCGGCGTACGGCATTTCTTCATAGGTCACGATCACATGTTCGGCAAGGATCGTGGTGGCAATGAAGAGCTGCTGCAACGTCTGGGCGACGAACTCGGCTTCGTCCTCGAACGCGTGGAACCGCTCTATTGCAATGGACAGGTAGTGAGCAGCACCAAGGTCCGCCAGGCACTGCAGGCCGGTGACGTGACGTCCGCGGCCGAAATGCTCGGGCGCCCGTATACGGTGACCGGTACGGTCGTGCGTGGTGACGGACGTGGTGCCAAGCTCGGGATTCCGACGGCGAACATCGAAACGCCGGATCCGTACAAGCTGCTGCCCGGAAACGGTGTCTATCTCGTGAGCAGCGAGATCGATGGCCGTACCGTATACGGCATGGCGAACATCGGGCGGCGCCCGACGTTCACCGACGGTTCGCGGACCACGCTCGAAGTCCATTACCTCGATCTCGACACGATGTTGTACGACCGCACGCTGACGGTGGCCTTCCGCCACTTCATCCGCGCGGAACAGAAATTTCCGAGCCTCGACATGTTCCTCTCGCAGATTCGGGAGGACAGGTCGACGGCGTACGAACTTCTATCCAATGGTTGA
- a CDS encoding tRNA pseudouridine(55) synthase TruB, translating to MLQRSTLDALSSWLESARSTGAVALVDKEEEWTSFDCVAKLRGMTKVKKVGHAGTLDPLATGLLILCFGRATKDIVLFQDADKAYDVTIKLGATTATDDRGAAEVDAASLPLDADTVRTALQAFVGDIEQTPPDYAAVRHGGRRQYDLAREGREFVPKVRQVTVHGIGDIVVEWPYVHAHVRCSKGTYIRSIARDLGTALGCGGYVWSLRRTHIGAFDVREALTIGEIQEALRTLTTA from the coding sequence ATGCTTCAGCGCTCCACTCTCGATGCACTGTCCTCATGGCTGGAATCGGCCCGTTCGACGGGAGCGGTAGCGCTCGTCGACAAGGAAGAGGAGTGGACGTCCTTCGACTGCGTGGCCAAGTTGCGCGGGATGACGAAGGTGAAGAAGGTCGGTCACGCCGGTACGCTCGATCCACTTGCGACGGGTCTCCTCATTCTCTGCTTCGGTCGCGCGACCAAGGACATCGTTCTTTTCCAGGATGCCGACAAGGCATACGATGTGACGATCAAGCTCGGTGCCACGACGGCGACCGACGATCGCGGTGCTGCCGAGGTCGACGCGGCGTCCCTTCCTCTCGATGCGGATACTGTACGTACGGCACTGCAGGCCTTCGTGGGCGATATCGAACAGACACCTCCCGACTATGCTGCCGTGCGTCACGGCGGGCGACGTCAGTACGATCTGGCGCGTGAAGGACGGGAATTCGTTCCGAAGGTGCGGCAGGTGACGGTACACGGCATCGGCGATATCGTCGTGGAATGGCCCTACGTCCATGCTCACGTTCGCTGCTCGAAAGGAACCTACATCCGTTCCATCGCACGCGATCTTGGCACGGCACTTGGTTGCGGCGGATACGTATGGTCGTTGCGCCGGACCCATATCGGAGCCTTCGACGTACGGGAAGCACTGACGATCGGTGAAATTCAGGAAGCATTGCGGACGCTGACTACGGCATGA
- a CDS encoding polyribonucleotide nucleotidyltransferase encodes MHVVKKVINGKELSLETGRFAKLADAAVMVRYADTMVLVTACSAPEPKPDIDFLPLTCEYREKQASAGKIPGGFFRREGKPTDKEVLSCRLIDRPLRPLFPKDWRCDTQVIATVYSYDLENDSDVLAIFGASAALTLSDIPFNGPIAGVRVGRVNGEFVINPTHTELKESDMEIVVAGSATSIVMVEGSSKEISEDDFVAGMEFAHTWIKELIAMQLELAAMVGASTKREAVKAELPEDFTSAVKNAVTDKIRNAIRVDSSKEERGALRKEVRQLALDAVAPIVADNEAYATMKVEKVVDGLLKKVEAQEMREMILSEGRRLDGRSTTQIRPITCEVGVLPRPHGSALFTRGETQSLTTITLGTKTDQQLVDGLMPTYERRYMLHYNFPPFSTGETGRFGFTSRREVGHGDLAERALEGFLPSEEDFPYTIRVVSDILESNGSSSMATVCAGSLALMHAGVPVKKACAGIAMGLIYEGERVAVLSDILGDEDFLGDMDFKVTGSKEGITACQMDIKIEGLSTELMRKALYQAREGRLHILDVMSKTMTEANADISPFAPKLTTIMVPVEMIGLVIGPGGETIRGIVKESGAEVNIEDDGTVTIAAVNTESAEIAIARIKALTRPVALGEVYTGTVKEIREGLGAFVEILPKKQGLLHISQLDYRRVATVGEILKVGDVLDVKIIEVQPDGKIRLSRKALMTPPEGYDPEQEERRAPRSGGYGDRDRGPRRDDRGGRGGGYGDRDRGPRRDDRGPRDDRGPRDDRGPRDDRGPRDDRGYREDRGPRD; translated from the coding sequence ATGCATGTCGTAAAGAAAGTTATCAATGGCAAGGAGCTCTCCCTGGAAACGGGACGCTTCGCCAAACTCGCCGACGCAGCCGTGATGGTGCGTTACGCCGACACGATGGTTCTCGTGACGGCATGTTCGGCACCCGAACCCAAGCCCGATATCGACTTCCTGCCCCTTACCTGCGAATACCGCGAGAAGCAGGCCTCGGCAGGCAAGATCCCCGGCGGCTTCTTCCGTCGTGAAGGCAAGCCGACGGACAAGGAAGTCCTTTCCTGCCGTCTGATCGACCGTCCGCTGCGCCCGCTCTTCCCCAAGGACTGGCGCTGCGACACGCAGGTGATCGCCACGGTCTACTCCTACGATCTGGAGAACGACTCCGACGTGCTGGCCATATTCGGTGCTTCGGCCGCACTCACCTTGTCTGACATTCCCTTCAATGGTCCGATCGCAGGCGTGCGCGTAGGCCGTGTGAATGGTGAGTTCGTCATCAATCCTACGCACACCGAACTCAAGGAATCGGACATGGAAATCGTCGTGGCGGGATCCGCTACGTCGATCGTCATGGTCGAAGGTTCGTCGAAGGAAATCTCGGAAGACGACTTCGTTGCCGGCATGGAGTTCGCCCATACGTGGATCAAGGAACTCATCGCCATGCAGCTCGAACTTGCGGCCATGGTCGGTGCCTCTACGAAGCGCGAAGCCGTCAAGGCCGAACTCCCGGAAGACTTCACGAGTGCGGTCAAGAATGCCGTTACGGACAAGATCCGCAACGCCATCCGCGTCGATTCATCGAAGGAAGAACGCGGTGCGCTCCGTAAGGAAGTACGTCAGCTCGCTCTCGACGCCGTCGCTCCGATCGTAGCCGATAACGAAGCCTATGCGACGATGAAGGTCGAAAAGGTGGTCGATGGCCTGCTGAAGAAGGTCGAAGCGCAAGAGATGCGCGAGATGATCCTTTCGGAAGGCCGCCGCCTCGATGGCCGCAGCACGACGCAGATCCGTCCCATCACCTGCGAAGTCGGCGTCCTGCCGCGTCCGCACGGTTCGGCCCTGTTCACGCGTGGCGAAACGCAGTCGCTCACGACGATCACGCTCGGCACGAAGACGGATCAGCAGCTCGTCGACGGCCTGATGCCGACGTACGAGCGCCGCTACATGCTGCACTACAACTTCCCGCCCTTCTCCACCGGCGAAACGGGCCGCTTCGGCTTCACGAGCCGTCGTGAAGTAGGACACGGTGATCTTGCGGAACGCGCACTCGAAGGTTTCCTTCCCAGCGAGGAAGATTTCCCGTATACCATCCGTGTCGTCTCCGACATCCTCGAGTCCAACGGCTCGTCGTCGATGGCTACGGTCTGCGCCGGCTCCCTGGCTCTCATGCATGCCGGTGTTCCCGTGAAGAAGGCATGCGCCGGTATCGCCATGGGCCTCATCTACGAAGGTGAGCGCGTTGCCGTGTTGAGCGACATCCTCGGTGACGAGGACTTCCTCGGCGACATGGACTTCAAGGTCACGGGCTCGAAGGAAGGCATCACCGCATGCCAGATGGACATCAAGATCGAAGGTCTGTCCACCGAGCTCATGCGCAAGGCCCTGTACCAGGCACGTGAAGGGCGTCTGCACATTCTCGACGTGATGAGCAAGACGATGACGGAAGCGAATGCAGATATCTCGCCGTTCGCTCCGAAGCTTACGACCATCATGGTTCCCGTCGAGATGATCGGTCTCGTCATCGGCCCTGGCGGCGAAACCATCCGTGGTATCGTCAAGGAATCCGGTGCGGAAGTGAACATCGAAGACGATGGTACCGTGACGATCGCAGCCGTCAACACGGAGAGCGCCGAGATCGCCATCGCTCGCATCAAGGCGCTGACGCGTCCGGTTGCCCTTGGCGAAGTGTATACGGGTACCGTCAAGGAAATACGTGAAGGCCTCGGCGCCTTCGTCGAAATCCTTCCCAAGAAGCAAGGCCTTCTCCATATCTCGCAACTCGACTACCGTCGCGTCGCCACCGTCGGCGAAATCCTCAAGGTCGGCGACGTCCTCGACGTCAAGATCATCGAAGTCCAGCCCGACGGCAAGATCCGTCTGAGCCGCAAGGCCCTCATGACGCCGCCCGAAGGATACGATCCCGAACAGGAAGAACGCCGCGCTCCACGTTCCGGCGGCTATGGCGATCGTGACCGTGGCCCGCGCCGCGACGACCGTGGAGGTCGTGGTGGTGGCTATGGCGATCGTGATCGTGGCCCGCGCCGCGATGACCGTGGTCCCCGCGATGACCGTGGCCCGCGCGACGATCGTGGTCCCCGCGATGACCGTGGCCCGCGCGACGACCGTGGTTACCGTGAAGATCGTGGTCCCCGCGACTGA
- a CDS encoding translation initiation factor IF-2, with the protein MASSSGTKLFKVASSINIGRDAIVDYLVSKGFSIENKATAVLTDEMVDLVEEKFSKEIKHAEKQREKVERQRQVRKNMMDQGSAVSIEPQGELVPQGEPYAAPAEVVAPEAAAPVEPPAPAVEHAPVAEAAPAAPVAPPVDVKADVEQGGAVVAEEKAGESDAASENVPSGPAVGTVIDLGGYRKGPQPKPVREQPSAPAPAERAVEQPAAPVVEAATESVAKVEPVVETPAPVAQAPVTAPEPPAPAKPADAPAAPAAAAPSGQAPEAAAAAEGDDARQKKKRKRVIEVEYQPGQGVQLKGLTVLGKIDLAPKPEPRPKRGERDKNQGERERGGGNSGKATIGDAIGKAGRSAVGASNNTGSTGPRFGPPKKPGGGVPKKDDKKKRKTGAKSTREQFSDSDVERAIRQTLAGIEVAAGSTSSRRNARQRRRMEREEKEAIRQEELARESTILRLSEFVTTADLANLMRVSASDIILKCMSLGLMVSINQRLDKDTITLIADDYGFQVEFLDDKSMQEVEEDEDDPETLRPRPPIVTIMGHVDHGKTSLLDYIRNANVVAGEAGGITQHIGAYRVELPNQRSITFLDTPGHEAFTAMRARGAQVTDIVVLVVAADDSVMPQTIEAISHAQAANVPIVVAINKIDRPDANPDRIKQQLADHGVLVEEWGGKYQAVQLSAKSGLNVDQLLEKILLEADILELKANPDRAARGTVIEAHVDKGRGNVVTVIVQKGTLNVGDIFVCGQFAGRVRALTDERGNKVESAGPAFPVQVTGFDGLPFAGDILVEMETDAEAREVATRRQQLRREQQLKGMRHMTLDDISAQISAGGVKELRLIVRADVSGSVEALSDSLQKLSTNEVKVRILFKSVGAITESDIMLASASDAVIVGFQVNVPPAARKLAEAESVDVRLYSIIYDCINEVQLALEGMLTPDIKEETTGTVEVRATFKISKLGTIAGCYVTSGKITRNDRIRVLRDGFEIFKGTLASLKRVKDDVREVDTGYECGIGVNGFNDIEEGDVIEAYKTVEIKRKLA; encoded by the coding sequence ATGGCTTCTTCATCAGGAACGAAACTTTTCAAGGTCGCGAGTTCGATCAACATCGGCCGTGATGCGATCGTAGACTACCTTGTCTCGAAGGGCTTCTCCATCGAGAACAAGGCTACGGCCGTATTGACGGACGAGATGGTCGATCTCGTCGAGGAAAAGTTTTCCAAGGAAATCAAGCACGCCGAAAAGCAACGCGAGAAGGTCGAGCGGCAACGTCAGGTTCGCAAGAACATGATGGACCAGGGAAGTGCCGTTTCCATCGAACCTCAGGGCGAACTGGTGCCGCAAGGTGAACCGTATGCCGCTCCCGCCGAAGTCGTGGCCCCCGAGGCCGCCGCTCCGGTAGAACCGCCCGCTCCCGCCGTCGAACACGCACCCGTTGCCGAAGCCGCTCCCGCTGCTCCGGTCGCACCTCCCGTCGATGTCAAGGCCGACGTCGAACAGGGTGGCGCAGTCGTGGCGGAAGAGAAGGCCGGCGAATCCGACGCAGCATCCGAGAACGTACCGTCCGGTCCGGCCGTCGGTACTGTGATCGATCTCGGCGGATATCGCAAGGGACCGCAGCCCAAGCCTGTCAGGGAACAGCCGTCGGCCCCCGCACCGGCGGAACGCGCGGTGGAGCAGCCCGCTGCCCCCGTCGTGGAAGCCGCTACGGAATCCGTCGCCAAGGTCGAGCCCGTCGTCGAGACGCCGGCTCCCGTGGCACAAGCGCCGGTAACGGCGCCGGAGCCTCCTGCACCGGCCAAGCCTGCGGATGCTCCTGCCGCTCCCGCAGCAGCAGCTCCATCGGGTCAGGCGCCGGAAGCCGCGGCAGCGGCCGAGGGCGACGATGCTCGCCAGAAGAAGAAACGCAAGCGCGTCATCGAAGTCGAGTACCAGCCGGGTCAGGGCGTACAGCTCAAGGGCCTGACGGTGCTCGGAAAGATCGATCTCGCACCCAAGCCCGAACCCCGCCCGAAGCGTGGTGAACGCGACAAGAACCAGGGTGAGCGCGAACGGGGCGGTGGTAACAGCGGCAAGGCCACGATCGGCGATGCTATCGGCAAGGCCGGACGTTCCGCCGTAGGCGCATCGAACAATACCGGATCGACCGGACCGCGCTTCGGTCCGCCCAAGAAGCCGGGTGGCGGCGTACCGAAGAAGGACGACAAGAAGAAACGCAAGACAGGCGCCAAGTCGACCCGTGAACAGTTCTCCGACAGCGATGTCGAGAGGGCGATCCGGCAGACGCTGGCCGGTATCGAAGTCGCGGCAGGCTCCACGTCGAGCCGCCGTAACGCCCGGCAGCGCCGTCGTATGGAACGCGAGGAGAAGGAGGCCATCCGCCAGGAGGAACTCGCACGCGAGTCGACGATCCTCCGGTTGTCCGAATTCGTGACGACCGCGGATCTGGCCAACCTCATGCGCGTGTCCGCATCGGACATCATCCTGAAGTGCATGAGCCTCGGCCTCATGGTGTCCATCAACCAGCGGCTCGACAAGGATACGATCACCCTCATCGCAGACGACTACGGATTCCAGGTCGAATTCCTGGACGACAAGTCGATGCAGGAAGTCGAGGAGGATGAAGACGATCCCGAAACCCTGCGTCCGCGTCCCCCGATCGTCACGATCATGGGACACGTCGACCACGGTAAGACGTCGCTGCTCGACTACATCCGCAATGCCAACGTCGTTGCAGGCGAAGCAGGCGGCATCACGCAGCACATCGGTGCCTATCGGGTGGAATTGCCGAATCAGCGCAGTATCACCTTCCTCGACACGCCGGGTCACGAGGCCTTCACGGCCATGCGTGCCCGCGGTGCCCAGGTCACGGACATCGTCGTCCTCGTGGTCGCAGCCGATGACTCGGTGATGCCTCAGACGATCGAAGCAATCTCGCACGCCCAGGCCGCGAACGTGCCGATCGTCGTCGCCATCAACAAGATCGACCGTCCGGACGCCAACCCTGACCGTATCAAACAGCAGCTCGCCGATCACGGTGTGCTCGTCGAGGAATGGGGCGGCAAGTATCAGGCGGTCCAGCTTTCGGCGAAGAGCGGTCTCAACGTCGATCAGCTCCTGGAAAAGATCCTTCTCGAAGCCGACATCCTCGAACTCAAGGCCAATCCGGACCGTGCGGCCCGTGGTACGGTCATCGAGGCGCACGTCGACAAGGGACGCGGTAACGTCGTGACGGTCATCGTCCAGAAGGGTACGCTGAACGTGGGCGACATCTTCGTCTGCGGTCAGTTCGCCGGTCGCGTCCGCGCACTTACCGACGAGCGTGGCAACAAGGTCGAGTCCGCAGGCCCGGCCTTCCCGGTCCAGGTCACGGGCTTCGATGGTCTGCCCTTCGCCGGGGATATCCTGGTGGAGATGGAAACGGACGCCGAAGCACGCGAAGTGGCAACGCGCCGCCAGCAGCTCCGCCGCGAACAGCAGCTCAAGGGCATGCGTCACATGACGCTCGACGATATCTCGGCACAGATCTCCGCCGGTGGCGTGAAGGAACTGCGCCTCATCGTCCGCGCCGATGTGAGCGGTTCGGTGGAAGCCCTCAGCGACTCGCTGCAGAAGCTCTCCACGAACGAAGTCAAGGTGCGTATCCTCTTCAAGTCGGTCGGTGCCATCACGGAAAGCGACATCATGCTCGCATCGGCTTCCGATGCCGTCATCGTCGGCTTCCAGGTGAACGTACCGCCCGCAGCGCGCAAGCTCGCGGAAGCGGAGTCCGTGGATGTTCGTCTCTATTCGATCATCTACGACTGTATCAACGAAGTCCAGCTCGCCCTCGAGGGTATGCTCACGCCGGACATCAAGGAAGAGACGACGGGTACCGTCGAGGTACGCGCCACGTTCAAGATCAGCAAGCTCGGAACCATCGCCGGATGTTACGTCACGTCGGGCAAGATCACACGGAACGACAGGATTCGCGTCCTGCGCGACGGATTCGAGATCTTCAAGGGTACGCTCGCATCGCTCAAACGTGTCAAGGACGACGTCCGTGAAGTCGATACCGGTTACGAATGCGGTATCGGTGTCAACGGCTTCAACGACATCGAGGAAGGTGACGTGATCGAAGCGTACAAGACGGTAGAAATTAAACGAAAACTGGCCTGA
- a CDS encoding 30S ribosomal protein S15 translates to MISKERIAEIVQQHGGSASNTGKPEVQIALLTEKINTLSSHFDMHKKDHHGRRGLIMMVSKRKNLLAYLAKTDIQRYRDVVAALNLRK, encoded by the coding sequence ATGATCTCCAAGGAACGTATCGCAGAGATCGTGCAGCAGCACGGTGGCAGTGCGAGCAACACCGGCAAGCCGGAAGTCCAGATCGCTCTCCTCACCGAGAAGATCAACACGCTGTCGTCGCACTTCGACATGCACAAGAAGGATCACCACGGCCGCCGTGGCCTGATCATGATGGTCAGCAAGCGCAAGAATCTGCTGGCCTATCTCGCCAAGACGGATATCCAGCGGTATCGCGACGTCGTCGCAGCCCTGAATCTGCGGAAGTAA
- a CDS encoding DNA repair protein RecO, which produces MLLSTEAIVLHSRKFGDTSRIVVLYTRDHGKISVVAKGVRKPSSPFGSALEPLGHARVTLYFKRGRDLHTVSAAESITPRRRIRDSYDHLQTALAVCELLLRTQADEERNDAVFDLLCDGLNAVEDTHDPYATGLAIRLRLADVMGFGVPDCGPPPPNPAVAVDMGNGMLRPETLAGTGGVIRMSNAAYGILHSCLGDASAISTTVSPADRLELESFLSLYFSHHLDKRVSGRTYDVMK; this is translated from the coding sequence ATGCTGCTGTCCACCGAAGCCATCGTTCTCCATTCCCGGAAATTCGGGGATACGAGCCGTATCGTGGTGCTCTACACCAGGGATCACGGCAAGATCTCCGTCGTGGCCAAGGGCGTCCGCAAACCGTCGAGTCCGTTCGGCAGCGCCCTCGAGCCGCTGGGGCATGCGCGTGTGACGCTGTACTTCAAACGTGGACGCGACCTCCACACCGTTTCGGCAGCCGAATCGATCACACCGCGCCGCCGGATACGCGATTCCTACGACCATCTCCAGACGGCCCTGGCCGTCTGCGAACTGCTCCTGCGCACCCAGGCCGACGAAGAACGGAACGATGCCGTCTTCGACCTTCTGTGCGATGGTCTGAATGCCGTGGAAGACACCCACGATCCCTATGCCACCGGCTTGGCGATCCGCCTGAGGCTGGCCGACGTGATGGGCTTCGGAGTGCCGGACTGCGGTCCGCCGCCACCGAATCCGGCCGTGGCCGTGGATATGGGCAACGGTATGCTCCGCCCGGAAACGCTGGCAGGAACGGGAGGCGTGATCCGCATGTCGAACGCGGCCTACGGCATCCTGCACTCATGCCTCGGAGATGCATCGGCCATTTCTACCACGGTGTCTCCGGCCGATCGCCTGGAGCTCGAGAGTTTCCTCTCCCTCTACTTTTCACATCACCTGGACAAGCGCGTCAGCGGCCGTACCTACGACGTCATGAAGTGA